A genomic region of Rhipicephalus sanguineus isolate Rsan-2018 chromosome 1, BIME_Rsan_1.4, whole genome shotgun sequence contains the following coding sequences:
- the LOC125758034 gene encoding tigger transposable element-derived protein 6-like, whose amino-acid sequence MLSTYTDRDIYNADEAGLFYNLLPNRTLALKGEACSGRKVSKERITVLFCANLDGSDKRRLFVIGKSARPRCFKKRECLPVTYKANKKAWMTQDLFTSWLCKFDEDMVAEKRRVILILDNCTAHNVKPKLSAVNLKFLPANTTAKSQPLDQGVIATVKALYKKRICERVLLSMQQQQPLKVNLRGAIDMMVASWWQVKADTLSKCFKRAGFVRNAETLEDDEQSDTSLANETLNTDDVWSGLIDSNFVTATDTFQELVDAGESELSVCEEASTDDAISDGEDEVDPTPEPDFSCKDALEYLAKVKTYCAKKSLSEKSLQCLSFVEDEIVRSAVHKHRQTKITAFFR is encoded by the exons ATGCTGTCCACCTATACTGACAGGGACATTTATAATGCCGATGAAGCTGGCTTATTTTATAACCTTTTGCCCAACCGCACGCTTGCGCTGAAAGGCGAGGCCTGCTCCGGCCGCAAGGTCTCAAAGGAGCGCATAACTGTATTGTTTTGCGCTAATTTGGACGGGAGCGACAAGCGCCGCCTCTTTGTCATAGGTAAATCGGCAAGGCCACGTTGCTTTAAAAAGCGAGAGTGCCTGCCAGTGACCTACAAAGCCAAtaaaaaggcgtggatgacgcaGGATTTGTTCACCAGCTGGCTTTGCAAGTTTGATGAGGATATGGTGGCAGAGAAGCGACGGGTCATACTTATCCTCGACAACTGCACGGCCCACAACGTCAAGCCGAAATTGAGCGCCGTCAACCTAAAGTTTTTGCCTGCCAACACGACAGCAAAAAGTCAACCTCTCGACCAGGGTGTCATCGCAACCGTAAAGGCTCTGTACAAAAAGCGCATTTGCGAGAGAGTTTTGCTgagcatgcagcagcagcagcctcttaAAGTGAACTTAAGGGGCGCAATTGACATGATGGTCGCTTCATGGTGGCAGGTAAAGGCCGATACCTTAAGCAAGTGTTTCAAGAGGGCAGGCTTCGTGCGCAATGCAGAGACTCTGGAAGATGATGAGCAGAGCGACACTTCGCTCGCCAATGAGACCCTCAACACTGACGACGTGTGGTCCGGCCTCATTGACAGCAACTTTGTAACCGCCACCGACACTTTCCAAGAACTTGTCGATGCCGGGGAGTCGGAGCTTTCTGTCTGCGAGGAAGCGAGCACAGATGACGCGATC TCGGACGGCGAAGACGAGGTCGACCCGACGCCAGAACCAGATTTCTCGTGCAAAGACGCGTTGGAATACCTCGCAAAAGTGAAAACGTACTGCGCAAAGAAGAGTTTGAGCGAGAAATCGCTTCAGTGCTTAAGCTTTGTAGAGGACGAAATTGTTCGTAGCGCTGTTCACAAGCATCGCCAGACGAAAATAACGGCGTTCTTCCGTTGA